In a genomic window of Pontibacter liquoris:
- a CDS encoding HU family DNA-binding protein has product MVEKHIKALLYDHDCVIIPEFGGLITHYVSARINPVKHTFSPPSKKIAFNEKLTLNDGLLISTIAYQKGITKEEAQRLVADFVHQAKYKLNAEHRFELPEIGVFRYNAERRLQFEYTEGDNLLEASFGLPEVVARPIRVQEPAVLRTLLKEREQVQVSGKQPFRKKVKRLYNVAAGIALAGLATTAVYFLSLQTDYNMGSLNPIASFVGNYSLYNNVPAVRYATDYVPYTADEREAAYAVMLPTAAPVAQEEEITATADSVDQSITSDIALIDSVNQSVAPQMQVAAEAEPVKEEALTINHKTGRYFVITGGYSRLENAEIGRQAIVKDGRTDAKVLLPGPGSKLFRVSVADYADQVEAQAALMALRKKYGETLWVLKY; this is encoded by the coding sequence ATGGTTGAAAAGCATATCAAAGCGCTGCTCTATGACCATGATTGTGTCATCATCCCGGAATTTGGCGGTCTGATCACGCATTATGTTTCGGCCCGGATCAATCCGGTGAAGCATACGTTTTCGCCTCCTTCCAAAAAGATCGCTTTTAATGAGAAACTGACCCTCAACGATGGCCTGCTCATCAGCACCATTGCCTATCAGAAAGGGATCACGAAAGAGGAGGCACAGCGCCTGGTAGCTGATTTTGTGCATCAGGCCAAGTATAAGCTCAATGCCGAGCACCGGTTTGAGCTGCCGGAGATCGGTGTGTTCCGCTACAATGCCGAGCGCCGCCTGCAGTTTGAGTATACGGAAGGCGACAACCTGCTGGAAGCAAGCTTTGGGCTTCCGGAAGTAGTAGCCCGTCCGATCCGCGTGCAGGAGCCTGCCGTGCTGCGCACCTTGTTAAAAGAGCGCGAGCAGGTACAGGTAAGCGGCAAGCAGCCGTTCCGCAAAAAAGTAAAGCGTCTGTACAATGTAGCCGCCGGCATCGCTTTGGCTGGTTTAGCCACTACAGCCGTATACTTCCTGTCGCTGCAGACCGACTATAACATGGGCAGCCTGAACCCGATCGCTTCGTTTGTCGGGAACTACTCGCTCTACAACAACGTACCGGCCGTCCGCTACGCCACAGATTACGTGCCGTATACCGCTGACGAGCGTGAAGCAGCTTATGCGGTGATGCTGCCGACGGCAGCGCCAGTTGCCCAGGAAGAAGAAATAACAGCCACAGCGGATTCGGTAGATCAAAGTATAACTTCAGACATTGCTTTAATAGATTCTGTAAATCAGTCCGTTGCACCTCAAATGCAAGTTGCCGCAGAAGCTGAGCCTGTAAAAGAAGAAGCCCTCACAATTAATCATAAAACAGGCCGTTACTTTGTGATCACAGGAGGCTATTCGCGCCTGGAAAATGCCGAAATAGGTCGCCAGGCCATTGTGAAAGATGGCAGAACAGATGCGAAGGTCCTGCTACCGGGCCCCGGTAGCAAACTCTTCCGCGTATCGGTAGCAGATTATGCAGACCAGGTAGAAGCACAAGCGGCTTTAATGGCGTTAAGAAAAAAATACGGAGAAACACTTTGGGTACTTAAATATTAA
- a CDS encoding ExbD/TolR family protein: protein MNFRSKNRINAEFSMSSMTDIIFLLLIFFMLTSNFVTPSGLPVSLPSSKSSDIVMQKISVTITSDLKYFLNDKPIASEEIEPQLTALLQNAEDGAVVLHVDKSVPVEYLVKVAGIAKNLNASVTLATVPTE from the coding sequence ATGAATTTTCGCTCTAAGAACAGGATCAACGCCGAGTTCAGCATGTCGTCTATGACGGACATCATTTTCCTGTTGCTCATTTTCTTCATGCTTACCTCTAACTTCGTTACGCCATCGGGCTTGCCGGTAAGCTTACCGAGCAGCAAAAGCTCCGATATCGTGATGCAGAAGATAAGCGTGACCATTACCTCGGACTTAAAGTATTTCTTGAACGATAAACCCATTGCATCAGAGGAAATAGAACCACAGTTGACTGCCCTCTTACAAAATGCTGAAGACGGCGCCGTGGTTCTGCACGTAGACAAGAGCGTGCCCGTGGAATACCTGGTGAAGGTAGCCGGTATTGCCAAGAACCTGAATGCAAGTGTTACCCTGGCCACCGTGCCAACAGAATAA
- a CDS encoding alpha/beta hydrolase, giving the protein MLSPAASKGLLLAMPLFVLSMLPLRAQQNGQVLPLYTGKIPNEVPGPDDEQVTKEWNSTYKYEDVRFSKVRKPQLTVFLPPAAKANGTAVLICPGGGYGMEAAGHEGIEVARRFNEQGIAAFVLKYRLPDAKVSSQPSLAPLQDAQQALLLIRQNAAKWHVDPRKVGILGFSAGGHLAATAGTHFNKNYGKPTGEKGNLRPDFMLLLYPVISSDTAIWHKGSFQNLLGKKPTAEQLQDFSNERQVTAQTPPTFLVHATDDDVVPVANSLVFYQALVKNNVPAELHVYQQGGHGYGLHNPTTQDEWFERCLNWLRSNALLPKK; this is encoded by the coding sequence ATGCTCTCACCTGCTGCTTCCAAAGGTTTATTGCTGGCTATGCCCCTGTTCGTGCTAAGTATGCTGCCCCTGCGGGCGCAACAAAACGGGCAGGTGCTGCCCCTGTATACTGGCAAGATTCCCAACGAGGTGCCAGGCCCTGATGATGAGCAGGTCACGAAAGAGTGGAATAGTACTTATAAGTATGAGGATGTGCGTTTCAGTAAAGTGCGTAAACCGCAGTTAACTGTTTTCCTGCCTCCTGCTGCTAAAGCGAACGGCACCGCGGTATTGATCTGCCCGGGCGGCGGTTACGGTATGGAGGCAGCTGGCCATGAGGGAATTGAAGTAGCCAGGCGTTTTAACGAGCAGGGAATTGCGGCCTTTGTGCTCAAATACCGGCTGCCGGACGCGAAAGTTTCGTCGCAGCCTTCGCTGGCTCCCCTGCAGGATGCGCAGCAGGCGCTCCTGCTTATCCGGCAAAATGCGGCCAAATGGCACGTAGATCCCCGGAAAGTAGGTATATTGGGCTTCTCGGCAGGTGGGCACCTGGCTGCCACGGCCGGCACTCATTTCAACAAAAATTATGGGAAGCCTACGGGAGAAAAAGGCAATCTCCGCCCCGATTTTATGTTGCTGCTTTACCCCGTCATCAGCAGCGACACGGCCATCTGGCACAAAGGCTCATTTCAGAACCTACTGGGCAAAAAGCCTACCGCCGAGCAACTGCAGGATTTCTCGAATGAACGGCAAGTGACCGCGCAGACGCCGCCTACGTTCCTGGTACATGCCACAGACGATGATGTGGTGCCGGTAGCCAACAGCCTGGTCTTTTATCAGGCCCTTGTAAAAAACAATGTTCCGGCAGAACTGCACGTGTACCAACAAGGCGGCCATGGGTACGGCTTGCACAACCCCACTACCCAGGACGAATGGTTTGAACGCTGCCTTAACTGGCTTCGTAGTAATGCGCTACTGCCTAAGAAATAA
- a CDS encoding bifunctional folylpolyglutamate synthase/dihydrofolate synthase, with product MTYQECLDYLYQQLPMFHRIGNAAFKKSLDNILALCGALGQPQQQFKTVHVAGTNGKGSSSHMLAAVLQQAGYKTGLYTSPHLKSFTERVRVNGVEVPQAYLIDFVAEHKPLFARIQPSFFEMTVALAFRYFADQQVDVAVIEVGLGGRLDSTNIITPEVSLITNIGLDHQALLGDTLPAIAAEKAGIIKPGIPAVISTKHAETEAVFRAKAAEVAASLYFATDQFRVEPLEVDLNRQLFQVYRNGALYLAGLELDLTGIYQQYNLPGVLQTLAILQEQREFSIPEQAIRQGLAATKTLTGLKGRWQVLHQKPLTICDTGHNEDGIRQVLTQLAMLQPRQVHFVFGAVNDKDVTTILQLLPKNYIYYFCQAQIPRALPIAELIAKAAAAGLQGQRYATVAEAIAAARRNAAPDEVIFIGGSTFVVAEIEEL from the coding sequence ATGACCTATCAGGAGTGTCTTGATTATTTATACCAGCAATTGCCGATGTTTCACCGCATCGGCAATGCTGCTTTTAAGAAGAGCCTCGACAATATTCTGGCCCTTTGCGGGGCCCTCGGCCAACCGCAGCAGCAGTTCAAAACCGTGCATGTGGCTGGCACCAATGGCAAAGGCAGCAGCTCGCATATGCTGGCTGCCGTGCTGCAGCAGGCAGGATATAAAACCGGCCTTTATACTTCCCCGCATCTTAAATCCTTTACTGAGCGCGTAAGGGTAAACGGGGTGGAAGTGCCGCAGGCCTACCTCATCGATTTCGTGGCGGAGCACAAGCCGCTTTTTGCCCGCATCCAGCCTTCCTTTTTCGAGATGACAGTTGCCCTGGCCTTCCGGTACTTTGCCGATCAGCAGGTAGATGTAGCGGTCATTGAAGTGGGATTGGGCGGCCGCCTGGACTCCACTAACATCATTACGCCCGAAGTTTCGCTGATCACCAATATAGGCCTTGATCACCAGGCCTTGCTCGGTGATACCCTGCCTGCCATTGCAGCCGAAAAAGCCGGCATCATCAAGCCCGGTATTCCGGCCGTGATCAGCACCAAGCATGCGGAGACAGAAGCAGTATTCCGCGCCAAAGCAGCCGAAGTTGCCGCTAGTTTATACTTTGCCACCGACCAGTTCCGGGTTGAACCATTGGAAGTAGATTTAAACCGCCAGCTTTTCCAGGTATACCGCAATGGAGCGTTATACCTGGCCGGGCTGGAACTGGACCTGACGGGCATATACCAGCAGTATAACCTGCCGGGTGTGCTGCAAACGCTGGCCATCCTGCAGGAACAACGTGAATTTAGTATTCCGGAGCAGGCTATCCGGCAAGGACTGGCGGCAACCAAAACTCTGACGGGCCTGAAAGGCCGCTGGCAGGTACTTCACCAAAAGCCTTTAACCATATGCGATACTGGCCACAACGAAGACGGCATCCGGCAGGTGCTCACCCAACTGGCTATGCTGCAGCCCCGGCAGGTGCACTTCGTATTTGGAGCTGTAAACGACAAAGACGTGACCACCATTCTGCAGTTGCTCCCTAAAAACTATATTTATTATTTCTGCCAGGCCCAGATACCCCGCGCCCTACCAATAGCTGAATTAATAGCAAAGGCTGCAGCGGCTGGCTTACAGGGCCAGAGATATGCCACTGTGGCCGAAGCGATTGCGGCAGCCAGGCGAAATGCAGCCCCGGATGAGGTTATATTTATCGGAGGTAGTACCTTTGTAGTCGCAGAAATAGAAGAATTATAA
- a CDS encoding MotA/TolQ/ExbB proton channel family protein, producing the protein MTPFLLQITTELTPDSTTALAEGAKATSENTVSLIDLALAGGWAMIPLLLLSLAAVYIFVERYLTLKKASQNPAGFNDRIKSMVLSGDVNGAKMLCAQTNTPISRMIGKGLTRIGHPLKNIETSIENQGKIEISRLERYLSGLATIAGAAPMLGFLGTVTGMIEAFIAIAQAEGTVSPKLLSSGIYQAMVTTAAGLIIGLPAYVAYNYLVSKIDNIVHAMEYTSIEFLDLLQEPQL; encoded by the coding sequence ATGACACCTTTCTTATTACAAATCACCACGGAGCTGACGCCCGATTCTACCACAGCTCTTGCAGAGGGCGCAAAGGCTACCTCTGAGAACACTGTTTCCCTGATTGACCTGGCTTTGGCCGGCGGCTGGGCCATGATCCCGCTGTTGCTGCTTTCTTTGGCTGCTGTTTACATTTTTGTGGAGCGCTACCTGACCCTGAAGAAAGCCTCTCAAAACCCCGCTGGCTTTAACGACCGGATCAAGAGCATGGTGCTTTCCGGCGATGTGAACGGAGCCAAGATGCTGTGCGCGCAAACCAACACGCCTATCTCCAGAATGATTGGCAAAGGCCTTACGCGCATTGGTCACCCACTGAAAAACATTGAGACTTCTATTGAGAACCAGGGCAAGATCGAGATCAGCCGCCTGGAGCGCTATCTTTCCGGCCTGGCTACTATTGCCGGTGCAGCCCCGATGCTGGGCTTCCTGGGTACGGTAACAGGTATGATCGAAGCCTTTATCGCTATTGCGCAAGCAGAGGGCACGGTAAGCCCGAAGTTGCTGTCGAGCGGTATTTACCAGGCCATGGTTACGACCGCTGCCGGTCTTATTATTGGTTTGCCGGCTTATGTGGCCTATAACTACCTGGTTTCTAAAATTGATAATATCGTGCACGCGATGGAGTATACCTCTATCGAGTTCCTTGATCTGTTACAAGAACCCCAACTGTAA
- the trmB gene encoding tRNA (guanosine(46)-N7)-methyltransferase TrmB — protein MSRSKLAKFATIATRENVIQDGDELYKNLAGSWRQTQFENNNPLVLEIGCGRGEYTIGMAKLFPDKNFIGIDIKGERIWKGSTRALEEELTNVAFLRTFIEQLDEQFAEGEVDEIWVTFPDPRPRDRDIKRRLTSPRFLAIYQQILKPGGLVHLKTDNLDLYTYTLEVLQERKPKHLLYTDDLYHSDLQEHTMGIYTTYERRYLAEGIPIKYLQFKV, from the coding sequence ATGTCACGATCGAAGCTTGCCAAATTTGCTACCATTGCTACCCGCGAAAACGTTATTCAGGACGGGGATGAACTTTACAAAAACCTGGCAGGGAGCTGGCGCCAAACACAGTTTGAAAACAACAACCCGCTTGTACTGGAAATTGGCTGTGGCCGCGGAGAGTATACCATCGGCATGGCAAAGCTTTTCCCGGATAAGAATTTTATAGGCATCGATATCAAAGGCGAACGTATCTGGAAGGGAAGTACCCGTGCCCTGGAAGAGGAACTAACGAATGTGGCTTTCCTGCGCACGTTTATCGAACAGCTTGATGAGCAGTTTGCCGAAGGGGAAGTGGATGAGATCTGGGTTACGTTTCCGGACCCGCGCCCCCGTGACCGGGATATCAAACGCCGCCTCACGTCACCCCGCTTTTTAGCCATTTACCAGCAGATCCTGAAGCCCGGAGGCCTGGTGCACCTCAAAACCGACAACCTGGATCTGTATACCTATACTTTGGAAGTTTTGCAGGAACGCAAACCAAAACACTTGCTCTATACCGACGATCTCTACCATTCTGACTTGCAGGAACATACCATGGGCATTTATACTACCTATGAACGGCGCTATCTGGCCGAAGGTATTCCGATCAAATACCTGCAGTTTAAAGTATAA
- a CDS encoding rhodanese-like domain-containing protein: MKKLMISFLFCLLALAAAPQVHAQALGGTPQLSKQAYPWTSKDIMDPAKLAQLLQDKNQKNDPLILNIGFVNNIKGAVGVGASSNEEGLAALQNYLKKVPKDKMVVFYCGCCPYDKCPNVRPAFALLKQQGYKNARLLDLPVNLKTNWISKGYPMAE; this comes from the coding sequence ATGAAAAAGCTAATGATTTCTTTTCTGTTCTGCCTGCTGGCTTTGGCAGCAGCACCACAAGTGCATGCCCAGGCACTTGGCGGCACTCCGCAATTAAGTAAGCAGGCATACCCCTGGACGAGCAAGGACATCATGGATCCGGCGAAGCTGGCACAGCTGTTACAGGATAAAAACCAGAAGAACGACCCGCTGATCCTTAATATCGGCTTTGTAAATAATATTAAAGGAGCTGTAGGAGTAGGAGCTTCAAGTAACGAAGAAGGCCTGGCCGCGTTGCAGAATTACCTGAAAAAGGTGCCTAAAGACAAAATGGTCGTGTTTTACTGTGGTTGCTGCCCTTACGACAAATGCCCCAATGTGCGGCCTGCTTTTGCGTTGCTCAAGCAGCAAGGGTATAAAAATGCCCGGTTACTAGACCTGCCGGTAAACCTGAAAACAAACTGGATCAGCAAAGGCTACCCGATGGCCGAGTAA